In one Pseudomonas hydrolytica genomic region, the following are encoded:
- a CDS encoding GGDEF domain-containing protein, which translates to MTDAEVPRQPNTFALWREVDDTRIRTRLGGFFYLLAWLLTWGFSASPGSLLASGLLGSILFAALLTARLLHRPHGLDSPVQLQRWLDHHWGLILLTALCWGQAHAWVLYRSEYDDSELIATLATVAFSTAMTFNFAMRRGRALLALALLYLPGLAVMALNWQSMHAMLITLTCYLGYLILVLGRNHREYRATLELELKLLEQQSQLDLLSRTDSLTQLGNRYQFNNLFPSLVANALRQGEPLSLVLLDIDFFKKVNDEHGHAGGDACLSAFAERMRQVFRRDGDALLRLGGEEFGVLLPGTTLAQAREMAERFRQELESEGLQLADQRLKLTTSLGVGSFDKRQDSDADAFFKRVDSALYRAKREGRNRLVAADH; encoded by the coding sequence ATGACCGACGCCGAAGTACCGCGCCAGCCCAACACCTTCGCCCTGTGGCGCGAAGTGGACGACACGCGCATCCGCACTCGCCTGGGCGGCTTCTTCTACCTGCTCGCCTGGCTGCTCACCTGGGGTTTCAGCGCCTCGCCCGGCAGCCTGCTGGCCAGCGGTCTGCTCGGCTCCATCCTGTTCGCCGCGCTGCTCACGGCGCGCCTGCTGCATCGTCCGCACGGCCTCGACAGCCCGGTGCAACTGCAGCGCTGGCTGGATCACCACTGGGGGCTGATCCTGCTCACCGCCCTGTGCTGGGGCCAGGCCCACGCCTGGGTGCTGTACCGCAGCGAGTACGACGACTCGGAGCTGATCGCCACCCTGGCCACGGTGGCCTTCAGCACCGCAATGACCTTCAACTTCGCCATGCGCCGCGGCCGTGCACTGTTGGCGCTGGCCCTGCTCTACCTGCCCGGCCTGGCGGTCATGGCGCTGAACTGGCAGAGCATGCACGCCATGCTGATCACCCTGACCTGCTACCTCGGCTATCTGATTCTGGTGCTCGGCCGCAATCACCGGGAATACCGCGCCACCCTGGAGCTGGAGTTGAAACTGCTGGAGCAGCAGAGCCAGCTCGATCTGCTCAGCCGCACCGACAGCCTGACCCAGCTGGGCAACCGCTATCAGTTCAACAACCTGTTCCCCAGCCTGGTGGCCAATGCCCTGCGTCAGGGCGAGCCGCTGTCGCTGGTGCTGCTGGACATCGACTTCTTCAAGAAGGTCAACGATGAGCACGGCCACGCCGGTGGCGACGCCTGTCTGAGTGCCTTCGCCGAACGCATGCGCCAGGTGTTTCGCCGTGACGGCGACGCGCTGTTGCGCCTGGGCGGCGAGGAATTCGGCGTGCTGCTGCCCGGCACCACCCTGGCCCAGGCCCGGGAAATGGCCGAGCGCTTTCGCCAGGAGCTGGAAAGCGAAGGACTGCAACTGGCCGACCAGCGCCTGAAACTGACCACCAGCCTCGGCGTCGGCAGTTTCGACAAACGCCAGGACAGCGATGCCGACGCCTTTTTCAAGCGCGTCGACAGCGCCCTCTACCGAGCCAAGCGCGAAGGCCGCAACCGTCTGGTTGCGGCTGATCACTGA
- a CDS encoding DMT family transporter produces the protein MNHVSGWLLALPFIAGAVLPLQAGINGQLARHLASVLAAALISFSVGGLALLLMTLSQREMPGLGALRELSWWHWSGGLLGAFFIATAAFAGPRVGALLFMVLVIAGQLAMAITLDHFGWAGFRESPVTLGKVAGLLLIVAGIWLIRRG, from the coding sequence ATGAATCATGTCAGCGGCTGGCTGCTCGCCCTGCCATTCATCGCCGGCGCCGTGCTGCCGCTGCAGGCCGGCATCAACGGCCAGCTTGCCCGCCATCTCGCCAGCGTGCTGGCCGCGGCGTTGATCTCCTTCAGCGTGGGCGGCCTGGCGCTGCTGCTGATGACCCTCAGCCAGCGCGAAATGCCCGGCCTGGGCGCACTGAGGGAACTGAGCTGGTGGCACTGGAGCGGCGGTCTGCTCGGCGCCTTCTTCATCGCCACCGCCGCCTTCGCCGGGCCGCGGGTCGGTGCGCTGCTGTTCATGGTGCTGGTGATCGCCGGCCAGCTGGCCATGGCCATCACCCTCGACCATTTCGGCTGGGCCGGCTTTCGCGAATCGCCGGTGACCCTCGGCAAGGTGGCCGGGCTGCTGCTGATCGTGGCCGGTATCTGGCTGATCCGCCGCGGCTGA
- a CDS encoding GNAT family N-acetyltransferase, translated as MNANLQHRPATAADLGEVVGFPQNAEELFFCYPKAVWPLNVGQLAAAIAERRDSTVVELGGRIAGFANFYQWQHGEFCALGNLMVAPWARGQGVAQYLVEVMENLARERYKVPLMKVSCFNANAGGLLLYSRLGYNAVGIVERRAPDGSRVALVQLEKPLP; from the coding sequence TTGAACGCAAACCTGCAGCACCGCCCGGCCACGGCCGCCGACCTTGGCGAAGTGGTCGGCTTCCCGCAAAACGCCGAGGAACTGTTCTTCTGCTACCCCAAGGCCGTCTGGCCGCTGAACGTCGGCCAGCTCGCCGCCGCCATCGCCGAGCGCCGCGACAGCACCGTGGTCGAACTCGGCGGCAGGATCGCCGGCTTCGCCAACTTCTACCAATGGCAGCATGGCGAATTCTGCGCCCTGGGCAACCTGATGGTGGCGCCCTGGGCACGCGGCCAGGGCGTGGCGCAGTACCTGGTGGAGGTGATGGAAAATCTCGCACGCGAGCGCTACAAGGTGCCGCTGATGAAGGTTTCCTGCTTCAACGCCAATGCCGGCGGCCTGCTGCTCTACAGCCGCCTGGGCTACAACGCCGTCGGCATCGTCGAGCGCCGCGCGCCCGATGGCAGCCGCGTCGCCTTGGTGCAACTGGAAAAGCCTCTGCCGTAA
- a CDS encoding DUF4136 domain-containing protein: protein MMRTLPYLLLALLLSGCASVSLERDFDPSRDFAAYRSWSWMEQRLAYQPDDARLKSDITEARISQAVAEQLDQRGLRQAADGQGDLKVQSVLIVDERQDQITTQYGGGWGGYWGGYWGGPAFTETRRVDYKVATLQIDLYDARDGKLVWRGSGEQVMRSQPPSPAERERAIRETVTQVLSQYPPR from the coding sequence ATCATGCGTACCCTGCCCTACCTGCTCCTCGCCCTGCTGCTGAGCGGCTGCGCCAGCGTCAGCCTGGAGCGCGACTTCGACCCCAGCCGCGACTTCGCCGCCTACCGCAGCTGGAGCTGGATGGAGCAGCGGCTGGCCTATCAACCCGACGATGCCCGCCTGAAAAGCGACATCACCGAGGCCCGCATCAGCCAGGCCGTGGCCGAACAGCTCGACCAGCGCGGTCTGCGCCAGGCGGCCGATGGCCAGGGCGACCTGAAGGTGCAGAGCGTGCTGATCGTCGACGAGCGCCAGGACCAGATCACCACCCAGTACGGCGGTGGCTGGGGCGGCTACTGGGGAGGGTATTGGGGCGGCCCGGCCTTCACCGAAACGCGCCGCGTGGACTACAAGGTCGCCACCCTGCAGATCGATCTGTACGACGCCCGCGACGGCAAGCTGGTCTGGCGTGGCAGCGGTGAGCAGGTGATGCGCAGCCAGCCGCCCAGCCCGGCGGAACGCGAACGGGCGATCCGCGAAACCGTCACTCAGGTGCTCTCGCAATATCCACCGCGCTGA
- a CDS encoding DUF4136 domain-containing protein, with protein MRTAITLFILPLLVACQSQNPYQAESLPMPPAPPGAASTFDRSAYPAPPRDYGRYRSWSWLDGRAPGGEQLADSVSAGLDQYGLRPALNGPGDLLVRAYISQETRLRQYQDNVGGYYGTGSHWDRRYGAYGSVPIVRTYEQRVAVVRIELIDPRDHQVVWSGSGEAVAGKDQAAQADAMRAAIRAALDGYPPY; from the coding sequence ATGCGCACCGCCATAACCTTGTTCATCCTGCCGCTGCTGGTGGCCTGCCAGAGCCAGAACCCCTACCAGGCCGAATCGCTGCCGATGCCGCCGGCGCCGCCTGGCGCTGCCAGCACCTTCGACCGCAGCGCCTACCCCGCGCCACCGCGAGACTACGGCCGCTACCGCAGCTGGAGCTGGCTGGACGGCCGCGCCCCCGGCGGCGAGCAGTTGGCAGACAGCGTCAGCGCCGGTCTCGATCAATACGGCCTGCGTCCGGCGCTCAACGGCCCCGGCGACCTGCTGGTCCGCGCCTACATCAGCCAGGAAACCCGTCTGCGTCAGTACCAGGACAACGTCGGCGGCTACTATGGCACCGGCAGCCACTGGGATCGCCGTTACGGCGCCTACGGCAGCGTGCCCATCGTCCGCACCTACGAGCAGAGAGTGGCGGTGGTGCGCATCGAGCTGATCGACCCACGCGACCATCAGGTGGTCTGGTCAGGCAGCGGCGAAGCCGTCGCCGGCAAGGACCAGGCGGCGCAGGCCGATGCCATGCGCGCGGCCATCCGCGCCGCCCTCGACGGCTACCCTCCCTATTGA
- a CDS encoding methyltransferase domain-containing protein translates to MSDRHFDELATRFAEKIYGGAKGAIRLAVLQADLAEALPDRPLRVLDVGAGLGHMSLWLAGRGHDVTLAEPAEPMLEGARQRFAEAGQRATFIQAPWQELLGRLDQPYDLVLCHAVLEWLAEPGAILPVLHQLTAKGGWLSLAFYNKDALIYRNLLKGHFRKLRKERFAGEGQSLTPQRPLDPRELATQLGEHWQVESRSGVRVFHDYMPQEFQAKAELIDLLEMELAHRRHPTFAGLGRYLHWVCRPL, encoded by the coding sequence ATGAGCGACCGCCACTTCGACGAACTCGCCACCCGCTTCGCCGAGAAGATCTACGGTGGCGCCAAGGGTGCCATCCGCCTGGCCGTGTTGCAGGCCGACCTGGCCGAAGCGCTGCCGGACCGTCCGCTGCGGGTGCTGGATGTCGGTGCCGGTCTCGGTCACATGAGTCTGTGGCTGGCCGGGCGCGGCCATGACGTCACCCTGGCCGAACCCGCCGAGCCCATGCTCGAAGGGGCGCGCCAGCGCTTCGCCGAGGCCGGGCAGCGCGCCACCTTCATCCAGGCGCCCTGGCAGGAGTTGCTCGGCCGACTCGATCAGCCCTATGACCTGGTGCTGTGCCACGCCGTGCTGGAGTGGCTGGCCGAACCGGGCGCCATCCTGCCGGTGCTGCACCAGCTGACGGCCAAGGGCGGCTGGCTGTCGCTGGCCTTCTACAACAAGGACGCACTGATCTACCGCAACCTGCTCAAGGGGCATTTTCGCAAGCTGCGCAAGGAACGCTTCGCCGGCGAGGGCCAGAGCCTGACCCCGCAACGCCCGCTCGACCCGCGCGAGCTGGCCACGCAACTCGGCGAGCACTGGCAGGTCGAAAGCCGTAGCGGCGTGCGCGTGTTTCACGACTACATGCCGCAGGAATTTCAGGCCAAGGCCGAGCTCATCGACCTGCTGGAAATGGAGCTGGCGCACCGCCGCCACCCCACCTTCGCCGGCCTCGGCCGCTACCTGCACTGGGTCTGCCGGCCCCTTTGA
- a CDS encoding nucleotide pyrophosphohydrolase produces MNIAALTARMHAIRDHNDWRRYQSPKNLAMAASVEMAELVEIFQWLSEEQSRQLSPEQLAHAGQEVADVVLYLLQLCSELGLDMNQAVLDKLADNERRFLK; encoded by the coding sequence ATGAACATCGCTGCACTCACCGCGCGCATGCACGCCATTCGCGATCACAACGACTGGCGTCGTTACCAGAGCCCGAAGAACCTGGCCATGGCCGCCAGCGTGGAAATGGCCGAGCTGGTGGAAATCTTCCAGTGGCTGAGCGAGGAGCAGTCCCGCCAGCTGTCCCCCGAACAGCTCGCCCACGCCGGGCAGGAAGTGGCCGACGTGGTGCTCTACCTCCTGCAGCTGTGCAGCGAGCTGGGCCTCGACATGAACCAGGCCGTGCTCGACAAGCTCGCCGACAACGAACGGCGCTTCCTCAAATGA
- a CDS encoding MaoC family dehydratase: MAIDWLDLDTPPALPGLFLRAALRRKVTGRQLPDLGLRCRVDIDPQHLARYRQVCGLAESAYLPPVYPHILAFPLQMQLLTDRRFPFPLLGLVHLENRIRVLRPLGGLGPFQVSVQVSDLQPHDKGATFSLITRLEDQLGLLWEGDSRILCRALRLEGQPQPRAEQEPLPLAPLADWAVPADTGRRYARVAGDYNPIHLYAVTAKLFGFPRAIAHGLWNKAGSLGALQAHLPLAGYEVEVRFQKPVLLPTHVALQASEPAASGQFRLIGENDTPHMAGSWQPLPA; this comes from the coding sequence ATGGCCATCGACTGGCTCGATCTCGACACCCCACCTGCCCTGCCCGGCCTGTTCCTGCGCGCCGCGCTGCGGCGCAAGGTCACCGGCCGTCAGCTGCCCGACCTGGGCCTGCGCTGCCGCGTGGACATCGATCCGCAGCACCTGGCGCGCTATCGCCAGGTCTGCGGCCTTGCCGAGAGCGCCTATCTGCCGCCGGTGTATCCGCACATCCTCGCCTTCCCATTGCAAATGCAGCTGCTCACCGACCGCCGCTTCCCCTTTCCGCTGCTGGGCCTGGTGCACCTGGAGAACCGCATCCGCGTGCTGCGTCCGCTGGGCGGGCTGGGGCCGTTCCAGGTCAGCGTGCAGGTGAGCGATCTGCAGCCGCACGACAAGGGCGCCACCTTCAGCCTGATCACCCGACTGGAGGACCAGCTCGGCCTGCTCTGGGAAGGCGACAGCCGCATCCTCTGTCGCGCCCTGCGTCTCGAGGGACAGCCGCAACCCCGAGCCGAACAGGAGCCTCTGCCGCTGGCACCACTGGCCGACTGGGCCGTGCCTGCCGATACCGGCCGGCGTTACGCCCGCGTGGCCGGTGACTACAACCCGATCCACCTGTATGCCGTGACGGCAAAGCTGTTCGGTTTCCCCCGCGCCATCGCCCATGGCCTGTGGAACAAGGCCGGCAGCCTGGGCGCGCTGCAGGCGCACCTGCCACTGGCCGGGTACGAGGTGGAGGTGCGCTTCCAGAAACCGGTGCTGCTGCCGACCCATGTCGCCCTGCAGGCCAGCGAGCCGGCCGCAAGCGGGCAGTTCCGCCTGATCGGCGAAAACGATACGCCGCATATGGCCGGGAGCTGGCAGCCGCTGCCTGCCTGA
- a CDS encoding AraC family transcriptional regulator, producing MRDLTDDVALMRPVIDALRASGTDPDRVLVRVGLPPGGLPAGRFPHAAQAAFWKAASEECGEEHVGLYLAQHLPAFHGLLLEYLFLSSETFGAGLRHALRYVRLLSDTLNARLDVSGEVAVLTLGMDAETPRHFPEMLAGAVIRLFAALTENDFRPREVRFMHAEGAPAERYQATYGCPARLGAEDCALVFDAAVLNKASRHAAPELLRMHESLARRQLAEVERLDLVRQVRELIAELLVDGGATLEQVAGRLNMPARRLRERLAMAGVRFNDLITDYRCRLAKELLLKTDERIEVIVERTGFSEPSTFYRAFKRWVGETPVEFRKRGKA from the coding sequence ATGCGTGATCTGACCGACGATGTGGCGCTGATGCGCCCGGTAATCGATGCCCTGCGTGCCAGCGGAACCGATCCTGACCGCGTGCTGGTGCGCGTTGGCCTGCCGCCCGGCGGGCTGCCGGCCGGCCGTTTCCCCCATGCGGCGCAGGCGGCGTTCTGGAAGGCCGCCAGCGAAGAATGTGGCGAGGAGCATGTAGGCCTGTACCTGGCCCAGCACCTGCCGGCTTTCCATGGCCTGCTGCTGGAATATCTGTTTCTCTCCAGCGAAACCTTCGGCGCCGGCCTGCGCCATGCCCTGCGCTATGTGCGCCTGCTTTCCGACACCCTCAATGCGCGCCTGGACGTGAGTGGCGAAGTGGCCGTGCTGACCCTGGGCATGGACGCGGAAACGCCGCGGCATTTTCCGGAAATGCTGGCCGGCGCGGTGATCCGTCTGTTCGCCGCGCTGACCGAGAACGATTTTCGCCCGCGCGAAGTGCGCTTCATGCATGCCGAAGGCGCGCCCGCCGAGCGCTACCAGGCCACCTATGGCTGTCCGGCCCGCCTGGGCGCCGAGGACTGCGCGCTGGTCTTCGATGCCGCTGTGCTGAACAAGGCCTCGCGCCACGCCGCCCCGGAACTGCTGCGCATGCATGAGTCGCTGGCGCGGCGGCAACTGGCGGAGGTGGAGCGGCTGGATCTGGTGCGTCAGGTGCGCGAGCTGATCGCCGAGCTGCTGGTCGACGGCGGCGCGACGCTGGAGCAGGTAGCCGGCCGCCTGAACATGCCGGCGCGGCGTCTGCGTGAGCGCCTGGCCATGGCCGGCGTGCGCTTCAACGACCTGATCACCGATTACCGCTGCCGCCTGGCCAAGGAGCTGCTGCTCAAGACCGACGAGCGTATCGAAGTGATAGTCGAGCGCACCGGCTTTTCCGAGCCGAGCACCTTCTACCGCGCGTTCAAGCGCTGGGTCGGCGAAACGCCGGTGGAGTTTCGCAAGCGCGGCAAGGCGTGA
- a CDS encoding 3-oxoacyl-ACP reductase, protein MSDRYLAFANSPTGRRLVGALGLPAPVRLERWMAGRVRPVDGALLLGGEGDLLKAVLPFANKLTDQLFAARDGQLELPRWTAEHGPKLKALVFDASHLTRFEQLIELRDFFQPTFKGLANSPRVVVLGRAPESLKDPVAASVQRSLEGFTRSLGKEIRRGGSVQLLYVGKGGDQQLEGALRFFLSPKSAYVSGQVLRLGACAEQVRDWTRPLAGKKALVTGASRGIGASIAEVLARDGAEVVLLDVPQAADALQALAARLGGRAVTLDICAEDAPQRLVEALPEGLDIVVHNAGITRDKTLAKMSDAFWNSVIDVNLKAPQVLTQALLDADKLHDNGRVVLIASISGIAGNMGQTNYAVSKAGVIGLAQAWAPALGKKGISINAVAPGFIETQMTAAIPLGIREAGRRMNSMSQGGLPQDVAEAVAWFAQPGSGAVTAQVLRVCGQSLLGA, encoded by the coding sequence ATGTCCGACCGTTACCTCGCCTTCGCCAACTCCCCCACTGGCCGCCGCCTGGTCGGTGCCCTCGGCCTGCCGGCACCGGTGCGCCTGGAGCGCTGGATGGCCGGACGCGTGCGACCGGTGGATGGCGCCCTGTTGCTGGGCGGTGAAGGCGACCTGCTCAAGGCCGTGCTGCCCTTCGCCAACAAGCTCACCGATCAGCTGTTCGCCGCACGCGACGGCCAGCTGGAGCTGCCGCGCTGGACCGCCGAGCACGGCCCGAAACTCAAGGCGCTGGTATTCGACGCCAGCCACCTGACCCGCTTCGAGCAACTGATCGAGCTGCGCGACTTCTTCCAGCCCACCTTCAAGGGCCTGGCCAACAGCCCGCGCGTGGTGGTGCTGGGCCGCGCCCCCGAGTCGCTCAAGGACCCCGTCGCCGCCAGCGTGCAGCGTTCCCTGGAAGGCTTCACCCGCTCGCTGGGCAAGGAAATTCGTCGCGGCGGCAGCGTGCAGCTGCTGTATGTCGGCAAGGGTGGCGATCAGCAGCTGGAAGGTGCGCTGCGCTTCTTCCTCTCGCCCAAGAGCGCCTATGTCTCCGGCCAGGTGCTGCGCCTTGGCGCCTGCGCCGAACAGGTCAGGGACTGGACGCGCCCGCTGGCCGGCAAGAAGGCCCTGGTCACCGGCGCCTCGCGCGGCATCGGCGCCTCCATCGCCGAGGTGCTCGCCCGTGACGGCGCCGAGGTGGTGCTGCTCGACGTGCCACAGGCGGCCGATGCGCTGCAGGCGTTGGCCGCGCGCCTGGGTGGGCGGGCGGTGACCCTGGACATCTGCGCCGAGGACGCGCCGCAGCGCTTGGTCGAGGCGCTGCCCGAGGGCCTGGATATCGTCGTACACAACGCCGGCATCACCCGCGACAAGACCCTGGCGAAGATGAGCGATGCCTTCTGGAACTCGGTGATCGACGTCAACCTCAAGGCGCCGCAGGTGCTGACCCAGGCGCTGCTGGACGCCGACAAGCTGCACGACAACGGCCGCGTGGTGCTGATCGCCTCGATCAGCGGCATCGCCGGCAACATGGGCCAGACCAACTACGCGGTGAGCAAGGCCGGCGTGATCGGCCTGGCCCAGGCCTGGGCGCCGGCGCTGGGCAAGAAGGGCATCAGCATCAATGCCGTGGCACCGGGGTTCATCGAAACGCAGATGACCGCGGCCATTCCGCTGGGCATCCGCGAAGCCGGACGACGGATGAACTCCATGAGCCAGGGCGGCCTGCCGCAGGACGTCGCCGAGGCCGTGGCCTGGTTCGCCCAACCGGGCTCGGGCGCGGTGACCGCGCAGGTGCTGCGCGTGTGTGGGCAGAGTTTGTTGGGGGCTTGA
- a CDS encoding acetyl-CoA C-acetyltransferase, with protein sequence MAQLRRVAIVGGNRIPFARSNTVYARASNQEMLTSALEGLVERFNLHGERLGEVVAGAVLKHSRDFNLTRECVLGSRLAPETPAYDLQQACGTGLEAAILVANKIALGQIDCGIAGGVDTTSDAPIGVNEGLRQILLEANRGKSTGDKIKSLLKIRPRHLAPHIPRNGEPRTGLSMGEHCELMAQRWAIPRDEQDQLALASHQKLAAAYADGWQDDLMTPFLGLTRDQNLRPDISAEKLATLKPCFERGPRGTLTPANSTPLTDGASVVLLASEEWAQARGLPVLAYLRDGEAAAVDFVQGKEGLLMAPVYAVPRLLARNDLSLQDFDYYEIHEAFAAQVLCTLKAWEDADYCRERLGLAAPLGAIDRSKMNVKGSSLAAGHPFAATGGRIVANLAKLLAVAGQGRGLISICAAGGQGVTAILER encoded by the coding sequence ATGGCCCAGTTGCGCCGGGTCGCCATCGTAGGCGGCAACCGTATTCCGTTCGCCCGTTCCAACACCGTCTACGCCAGGGCGAGCAACCAGGAGATGCTCACCAGCGCCCTTGAGGGGCTGGTGGAGCGCTTCAACCTGCATGGCGAGCGCCTCGGTGAGGTGGTGGCCGGTGCGGTGCTCAAGCATTCGCGTGACTTCAACCTGACCCGCGAGTGCGTGCTGGGCTCGCGTCTGGCACCGGAAACCCCGGCCTACGACCTGCAGCAGGCCTGCGGCACCGGCCTGGAAGCCGCGATTCTGGTGGCCAACAAGATCGCCCTCGGGCAGATCGACTGCGGCATAGCCGGCGGCGTCGACACCACCTCCGATGCGCCCATCGGCGTCAACGAGGGGCTGCGCCAGATCCTGCTGGAAGCCAACCGCGGCAAGAGCACCGGCGACAAGATCAAGAGCCTGCTGAAGATTCGTCCGCGCCACCTGGCGCCGCACATTCCGCGCAATGGCGAGCCGCGTACCGGGCTGTCGATGGGCGAGCATTGCGAGCTGATGGCGCAGCGCTGGGCCATCCCCCGCGACGAGCAGGATCAGCTGGCGCTGGCCAGCCATCAGAAGCTGGCGGCGGCCTATGCCGACGGCTGGCAGGACGATCTGATGACGCCGTTTCTCGGCCTGACCCGCGACCAGAACCTGCGCCCGGACATCAGCGCGGAGAAGCTCGCCACCCTCAAGCCCTGCTTCGAGCGCGGCCCGCGCGGCACCCTGACTCCGGCCAACTCCACGCCGCTGACCGATGGCGCCTCGGTGGTGCTGCTGGCCAGCGAGGAGTGGGCCCAGGCCCGCGGCCTGCCGGTGCTGGCCTACCTGCGCGACGGCGAGGCGGCGGCGGTGGATTTCGTCCAGGGCAAGGAGGGCCTGCTGATGGCGCCGGTCTACGCCGTGCCGCGTCTGCTGGCGCGCAACGACCTGAGCCTGCAGGACTTCGACTACTACGAGATTCACGAAGCCTTTGCCGCCCAGGTGCTGTGCACCCTCAAGGCCTGGGAAGACGCCGACTACTGCCGGGAACGCCTGGGCCTGGCCGCGCCGCTGGGCGCCATCGATCGCAGCAAGATGAACGTCAAGGGTAGCTCGCTGGCCGCCGGCCACCCCTTCGCCGCCACCGGAGGGCGCATCGTCGCCAACCTGGCCAAGCTGCTGGCGGTGGCCGGTCAGGGGCGCGGGCTCATCTCCATCTGCGCCGCGGGCGGTCAGGGTGTGACCGCAATCCTCGAGCGGTAA
- a CDS encoding cytochrome ubiquinol oxidase subunit I yields MFGLEALDLARIQFAFTISFHIVFPAITIGLASYLAVLEGLWLKTGNTVYRDLYHFWVKIFAVNFGMGVVSGLVMAYQFGTNWSAFSDFAGAVTGPLLTYEVLTAFFLEAGFLGVMLFGWNRVGPGLHFFSTVMVAVGTLISTFWILASNSWMHTPQGFEIVDGRVIPVDWFAVIFNPSFPYRLAHMATAAFLATAFFVGASAAWHLLRGRDNPAIRKMLSMAVWMALLVAPVQAFIGDLHGLNTLKYQPAKIAAIEGHWENVGDEPTPLILFGWPDMQREETRFKVEIPALGSLILTHSLDKQVPALKDFPPEDRANSTIVFWTFRVMVAMGLMMILTGLWGTWLRRGDRLFQSRPFLHLAVWMGPSGVIAILAGWYTTEIGRQPWVVHGLMRTADASSGHSATQLGVTLALFVVVYFALFGAGISYVMRLVRKGPQLEEGDEMSQGGPGKSRTPARPLSAADEGMEEGETDSLPERN; encoded by the coding sequence ATGTTCGGCTTAGAGGCCCTAGATCTCGCCCGGATCCAGTTTGCCTTCACCATTTCCTTCCACATCGTCTTTCCCGCCATCACCATCGGTCTGGCCAGCTATCTGGCGGTGCTCGAAGGGCTGTGGTTGAAGACCGGCAATACGGTGTACCGCGATCTCTACCATTTCTGGGTGAAGATCTTCGCCGTGAACTTCGGCATGGGCGTGGTCTCCGGCCTGGTCATGGCCTATCAGTTCGGCACCAACTGGAGCGCCTTCTCCGACTTTGCCGGCGCCGTCACCGGGCCGCTGCTGACTTACGAGGTGCTCACCGCGTTCTTCCTCGAGGCGGGCTTCCTCGGCGTCATGCTGTTTGGCTGGAACCGCGTCGGGCCGGGCCTGCACTTCTTCTCCACGGTGATGGTGGCAGTCGGCACGCTGATCTCCACCTTCTGGATTCTCGCCTCCAACAGCTGGATGCACACCCCGCAGGGCTTCGAGATCGTCGACGGTCGGGTGATCCCGGTGGACTGGTTCGCGGTGATCTTCAATCCGTCGTTCCCCTATCGCCTGGCGCACATGGCCACGGCAGCCTTCCTCGCCACCGCCTTCTTCGTCGGCGCCTCGGCGGCCTGGCACCTGCTGCGTGGCCGCGACAACCCGGCGATCCGCAAGATGCTGTCGATGGCCGTGTGGATGGCGCTGCTGGTGGCGCCGGTGCAGGCCTTCATCGGTGACCTGCACGGCCTCAATACCCTGAAGTATCAGCCGGCGAAGATCGCTGCCATCGAAGGGCATTGGGAAAACGTCGGTGACGAGCCGACGCCGCTGATCCTGTTCGGCTGGCCGGACATGCAGCGCGAGGAAACCCGCTTCAAGGTGGAGATTCCCGCCCTCGGCAGCCTGATCCTGACCCACAGCCTGGACAAGCAGGTGCCGGCGCTGAAGGACTTCCCGCCCGAGGACCGGGCCAATTCCACCATCGTGTTCTGGACCTTCCGCGTCATGGTCGCCATGGGCCTGATGATGATCCTCACCGGCCTCTGGGGCACCTGGCTGCGCCGTGGCGACCGGCTGTTCCAGTCGCGGCCGTTCCTGCACCTGGCGGTGTGGATGGGGCCGAGCGGCGTGATTGCCATTCTCGCCGGCTGGTACACCACCGAGATCGGCCGTCAGCCCTGGGTCGTTCATGGCCTGATGCGCACCGCCGACGCTTCGTCCGGGCATAGCGCGACCCAGCTGGGCGTCACCCTGGCGCTGTTCGTGGTGGTTTATTTCGCCCTGTTCGGTGCTGGCATCAGCTACGTGATGCGCCTGGTGCGCAAGGGCCCGCAGCTCGAGGAAGGCGACGAGATGTCCCAGGGCGGGCCGGGCAAGTCGCGAACCCCGGCGCGGCCGCTGTCGGCGGCGGACGAGGGGATGGAAGAGGGCGAAACCGACAGCTTGCCGGAGAGGAACTGA